In Candidatus Paceibacterota bacterium, one genomic interval encodes:
- a CDS encoding MBL fold metallo-hydrolase — translation MEIKRLVVGELFTNCYLLYSKGELLVIDPGGEPERILEEIKKYKVFVKYIVNTHKHFDHILGNEKIKRETTAKVLENLKEGDEIKIGEVVLKIIETPGHAKESICLIGNNFIFTGDTLFKDGVGRVDLPGGSEKELEYSLERLFKMIKKGMEIYPGHGESFKRNN, via the coding sequence ATGGAAATTAAACGCTTAGTTGTAGGAGAGCTTTTTACCAACTGCTATCTTCTTTATTCAAAAGGAGAGCTTCTTGTGATAGACCCTGGAGGAGAGCCGGAAAGGATATTGGAGGAGATAAAAAAATATAAGGTGTTTGTAAAATATATTGTTAATACCCATAAGCATTTTGACCATATTTTAGGGAATGAAAAGATAAAAAGAGAAACAACAGCAAAAGTTTTGGAAAATCTGAAAGAAGGAGATGAAATAAAAATAGGAGAAGTTGTTTTAAAAATTATTGAAACCCCCGGCCATGCCAAAGAGAGTATTTGCCTTATTGGAAATAATTTTATTTTTACAGGCGATACTTTGTTTAAAGACGGCGTTGGAAGAGTTGATCTTCCCGGAGGATCGGAAAAAGAATTGGAATATTCTCTTGAGAGATTATTTAAGATGATAAAAAAGGGAATGGAAATATATCCCGGACACGGAGAATCTTTTAAAAGAAATAATTGA
- a CDS encoding DUF167 domain-containing protein: MRILVKAKPNSKEEKIEKIENSTFLIAVKEPPLQGKANRAIIKKLSEYFNIPVSNVVLLSGFSSKIKVFEIKNLESDGN, translated from the coding sequence ATGAGAATTCTTGTAAAAGCAAAACCAAATTCAAAAGAAGAAAAAATTGAGAAAATTGAGAACTCCACTTTTCTTATAGCGGTAAAGGAACCGCCTCTGCAGGGAAAAGCAAACAGGGCGATAATTAAAAAACTGTCTGAATATTTTAATATTCCTGTCTCAAATGTTGTTCTTCTTTCCGGTTTTTCTTCAAAAATCAAAGTTTTTGAAATTAAAAACTTGGAATCTGATGGAAATTAA
- the smpB gene encoding SsrA-binding protein SmpB, with translation MKIFSENRKARFNYSILETFEAGMVLTGREVKSIRGGRINLLGSYVVLRNKEAFLLSADIPPYQPENALLNYNPKRERKLLLNKKEINQLIGKTKEKGLTLVPLKVYTKGALIKLQFGVAKGKKKKDKRESIKKRDIEREIGKKLKR, from the coding sequence ATGAAAATATTCTCAGAAAATAGAAAAGCTAGGTTTAATTATTCTATTCTTGAAACCTTTGAAGCAGGAATGGTTTTAACCGGAAGAGAAGTTAAATCAATAAGAGGAGGAAGAATTAACCTTCTCGGTTCTTATGTTGTCTTAAGAAATAAAGAGGCCTTCCTTCTTTCGGCCGATATTCCCCCTTATCAGCCGGAAAACGCTCTTTTAAATTATAACCCAAAAAGAGAAAGAAAACTGCTTTTGAACAAGAAAGAAATCAATCAGCTTATAGGAAAAACGAAAGAAAAGGGCTTGACTTTAGTGCCTTTAAAGGTTTATACTAAGGGCGCCCTGATAAAGCTCCAGTTCGGAGTGGCAAAAGGGAAAAAAAAGAAAGATAAGAGAGAGTCCATCAAAAAAAGAGATATAGAGAGAGAAATAGGGAAAAAACTGAAAAGGTAA